CCAGAAGCTCTAAAAGCCTTTCTAGCTCTTTTTTAGAAAGCTTTTTGCTCGCATGAAAAATAATGTCATTCCACTTGTCTAAGGGGTTTCCCTCAAAAATTTCAAGCTCGCTGTAATCTCTCATGCAGGCTTCTTTTGGGTAGCTTAAGCCAAATGGGCTTGCAGCATCCAAATGGATTTTTGCAACTTGGCTAATTGATCGTCCGCATAAGTTACGGTGACTTTATCGCCTTCTTTTTCAGCGGTGTTAGAGAGCTCCTTAAATTCTTTTTCTAGGTGTTTGTAGTCCTCTAGAATTTCTTTAAAGATGTCTTTAGAGTGGAAGCTCGTTTTAGTTTCTTCTTTAACGCGAGTGAGTTTGAGTGCTTCGGATAAAGTGACTAAGGGATGGTGTCCTAATTGAGCGATCCTTTCAGCGAGATCATCAAACATGTCCGCAAACTCTTCATAAATTTCTTCAGTGGCTTTATGCACATTGAAAAAATCCGTGCCTTTCACATTCCAATGGAAGTTATGCACTTTCATAAATAACACGATCGCATCCGCTTGCAAATGTTTTAAAATTTCAAATGTTTTCATCAAAAGTCCTTTTTTTAAAATTGTTTTAGGCTTTTATTTTCATAAAAACCTTGATCGCTATCCTACATCAAAAGAGTTAATGAAGAATTTTTTTGATCTTATTTTTGTCAAATATTGATAAAACCTATTCAATTTAATATGATTTAATCTTTTTAAAATTTTGTTTTATAGTAAAACTCATTTTTTAAGGGGGATAGTTATCAAAAATTAAGAAGCGTTAAGAATCCTAATTTCAAAGGTTTTTTCTTGATTTTCTAATAGCGCAATGCTCCCTTCATGGGCTTTAACGACTTGTAAAGACAGGGCTAACCCTAAGCCATTACCCTTCAATTTAGTGGTTTCAAAAGGCTCAAATAAAGCGCTTTTGTTTTCCACTTCCTTGCCATTATCAATAATAGTGAAGACAATAAATTCATTTTGAATGAACGCTTCAATCTTCACTTGACCCTGTTCGCTCTCTTCTAAGGCTTCAATCGCATCAATGGCGTTATACAAGAAATTTTGTAACACAATCCCCATTAAATCAAAGTCAAAAAACCCTTCTTCATCGCTAAAATTAAAAAGAAAATCAATGTCTTTAGAGTAAGTGTAGCAATTTAGGGCTTCTTTGAGATCGCTCTCTAGCGTTTTTAAACTTTGCTTGGTGCGGTTGGCTTGAATGCCTTTAGAAAAAAGCAAGGTGGCTTTAATGATTCTTTCCACGCGCCATAAAGCTTTTTGCAATTCTACAACAATGGGCTTAGTCTTTTCGTTCGCATGCTTTAATAACACCGAAGCTAAAAGAGAGATAGAGCCTACAGGGTTTCTGATCTCATGGGCTAAATGTGCTGAGATTTTCCCCATAGAAGCGAGCCGCTCTTGGCGTTTTTGAGCGCTAATATCGGTTGCGGTGATGATTTGCTTGCCTTGAATGCTGTTTTGCTGGACTAAATAGCTTTTATTTTCATGTTCAATTTCAGTGTTAAAATTTTCTAATTTAGCCTTATTAAATACCTCATGGCTTTGATTGGCTAAAGAATTTTTATAAAAAAAGCTCCCGTTTTCATTCATCACCCAAATGGCTTGCGGTAAAATCTCTATGACCCATTCATAAAGGGCTTTATAATCCTTAAATTCCTTTTCTACCTTGTAGCTTTGTAAAATAAATTGGTTTAAAAGCCCTAGCAATTCTTGCATGTCTTTTTTGTTGGAAAAATTTTCTAATAAATCTTCGCTCTCTTTGGGTTTAAAATTTTCTAATGAAATCACATTATCCTCTTTTTTTAACAACCCCTTGAAAGAAGGAGCCTTATGAGAGTGTTTCAAATGGGAACGCTTTAAATAAGGGTGTTTTAAACGCTTAGATTTTTTCATGGTTTTTGTTTTTCTTGCTCTTTTAAGAAATTAAACAGCATTTCGCTATAGCCAAAATTCCCGCTCAATTCTTTAGAAAGGGTGTCCTTATACATGGATGTGTAAATCTCATCGCCTGGGGCTTTAGGATACAAAGGGTTATCCATTTTCATGGCGCTATCCAGCATGAATTTTAAAAGTAACGCTTCAAAAGAATCGGTTTGTTCTTTGAGGAGCTTGTCGTTTTTATTTTGAGCTAGCGCTTTTAATTTCTCTTCGCTCGCTAATTTAGAAACATTGTATTGCTCTAACATGGCTTTATTGTTGTTGATCATAGTATCTCCATTTCAGCGTTAATCGCACCGCTTTTTTTTAGGGCTTGCAAGATTGAAACCATCCCCTTAGCGCTCACGCCAATTTTTTGTAAGGCTTTTACCACCCCGGCAATGGTGATGTTTTTCCCGTTAGAACTCAGCGTGTTATGAGCGGTGTCTAAGGACATGTTATTGTCTAAATCCTGCGTGTTCTTAGAATCATTTAATGGCTCTTTAGTGATTTTAAGAGTGATGTCTTGGCTTGTAACCACTATAGGATGCACTATTATATCCACTCCTGAAACGATCGTGCCTGATTTTTCATCTACAATGATCTTATTTTTCGCGCTGTAATTAATGGGGATTTCTTGCACTAAGGCTAAAAACTCCACCATAGAAAAACGCTCTGGGCGAGTGATTTGAATGGTTTTTGGATCTAATGCTATCGCTACTTTATTGCCAAATACCTTATTTAAAGTGTTTTGCACTTGGATAGCGTTTTTAAAATTGGGGTTTTTTAGGCTCAAAACCATGGCATTTTTATGGAATAAATCATACGAAACTTCCCTTTCAATAGTCGCCCCATTGATGATATGGGCTGAGAGCAAGTTATTAGAATTACCCGAAGTGATAGCCCCTTGAGCGAGAGCGTAAATATTCCCATCTACCGCATTTAAAGGGGTCATCACCAAAGTCCCTCCTTGAATGGATTTTGCATCCCCAATAGAAGAAATTTGAACATCAATTTTATCGCCCTGTCTTGCAAAGGGGGGCAAAGAAGCCGTAATCATCACTGCAGCGACATTTTTAGATTTAATATCATCTGCAGAGATTTTGACATTCACGCTCTCTAGCATGTTAGAAATGGATTGCATGGTGAATTTTGAGCCGGATTTATCCCCTGTGCCATTTAAGCCAATCACAAGCCCATAACCAATCAGCTGGTTATCCCTTACGCCCACCACGCCCGCTATATCGCCTATTTTTTCGGCCAAAAGCTTTTGAAGGGCTAATACAAAAATAAGCCATAAAAACACCCGTTTCAATCAAACCCTTTCTCAATTCCCTAAATTCTAATTATTTTAGCATAAGCCTTTTATAAAAACTTTAAACCTAATTGAGCACATTTTTATGCTATACTCAAAAATCTTATAAACTTTAAATCAAAGATTTTAATTTTAGCCTTTTATTAGCTTTTTATAAAGTTTCAAATTAAATTGAGGTATGAATCTCCCATGGAATTTAATCAACCACCACTCCCTACAGAAATTGATGATGACGCTTATCATAAGCCTAGTTTTAATGATTTGGGCTTAAAAGAATCGGTTTTAAAATCCGTTTATGAAGCCGGTTTCACTTCCCCAAGCCCCATTCAAGAAAAGGCCATTCCGGCTGTTTTGCAAGGCAGAGATGTCATCGCGCAAGCCCAAACAGGCACAGGAAAAACCGCCGCTTTCGCTCTGCCCATTATCAACAACCTTAAAAACAACCACACCATAGAGGCATTAGTGATCACGCCCACCAGAGAATTAGCCATGCAAATTAGCGATGAGATTTTCAAATTGGGCAAACACACCAGGACTAAAACCGTGTGCGTGTATGGAGGCCAGAGCGTTAAAAAACAATGCGAATTCATTAAGAAAAACCCCCAAGTGATGATCGCTACACCAGGAAGGTTGTTGGATCATTTAAAAAACGAACGCATCCATAAATTTGTGCCTAAAGTAGTCGTTTTAGATGAAAGCGATGAAATGCTGGATATGGGGTTTTTAGACGATATTGAAGAGATTTTTGACTACCTCCCTAGCGAAGCGCAGATTTTGCTTTTTTCAGCCACGATGCCAGAGCCGATTAAAAGGCTAGCGGATAAGATTTTAGAAAACCCTATTAAAATCCATATCGCTCCTTCTAATATCACTAACACTGATATCACCCAACGCTTTTATGTGATCAATGAGCATGAGAGGGCCGAAGCGATCATGCGCCTTTTAGACACCCAAGCGCCTGAAAAGAGCATTGTTTTCACGCGCACCAAAAAAGAAGCCGATGAATTGCACCAATTCCTTGCTTCTAAAAATTATAAAAGCACCGCCTTGCATGGGGATATGGATCAAAGGGATCGGCGCGCTTCTATCATGGCGTTTAAAAAAAATGACGCTGATGTGTTGGTGGCTACAGATGTGGCGAGCCGTGGGCTAGACATTAGCGGTGTAAGCCATGTGTTTAATTACCACTTGCCCCTAAATACCGAGAGCTATATCCATCGCATCGGAAGAACCGGGCGAGCGGGCAAAAAAGGCATGGCGATCACTTTAGTAACCCCCTTAGAATACAAAGAGCTTTTACGCATGCAAAAAGAAATTGATTCAGAGATTGAACTTTTTGAGATCCCCACCATTAACGAAAACCAGATCATCAAAACCTTACATGACGCTAAAGTGTCTGAAGGGATCATCAGCCTTTATGAACAGCTTACTGAAATTTTTGAGCCGTCTCAATTGGTTTTAAAACTTTTGAGTTTGCAGTTTGAAACCAGTAAAATTGGCTTAAACCAGCAAGAAATTGATGCGATTCAAAACCCTAAAGAAAAAACGCCAAAAACCCCTAACAAAAAAACGCACCAGCACGAGCAAGCGCGTTCTTTCAAAAAGGGTCAGCACAGAGACAGACACCCTAAAACAAGCCACCATTCTAAAAAACCCAAACGCCGTTAAAATATTTAAAAAGGAAATTCATGCCCATTGATTTGAATGAACATTTAAAAAAGAAAAATTCTCAAAGAGAAACCCCCACGCCTAATACACCTAATGATGGGGGGCGTTTCATCCCGCCGTCCAACTCTTTTAATTCTAAAAAACTATCGGTTTTAATTGTCATTGTCCTTTTAGGCGTTATCGCTTTTTTGGCCAAGCCTTTTGAAGTGATTAGCTCAGGAGAAATTGGCATTAAGATCACCGCCGGGAAATACGAACCCACCCCCTTACAGCCAGGAATCCACTTTTTTGTGCCTATCATTCAAGACATTCTCATTGTAGATACAAGGATTAGAAATATCAATTTTTCACGCACCGAAGACATGGGCGTGGCGGGTAAAAACCAAGGGATTTTTAGAAACGACGCTATTAATGTGATGGATAGTAGGGGTTTGACCGTTTCTATTGAACTCACCGTGCAATACCGCCTAAACCCTCAAACCACCCCCCAAACGATCGCTACTTATGGCTTATCTTGGGAGCAAAAAATCATCAACCCTGTGGTGCGTGATGTGGTGCGCTCTGTCGTGGGGCGCTATCCGGCTGAAGATTTACCCATTAAGCGCAATGAAATCGCCGCTCTTATCAATAGCGGTATCAATAAAGAAGTTTCTAAACTCCCCAACACCCCTGTGGAATTAAGCTCTATCCAATTACGAGAAATCGTCTTGCCCGCTAAGATTAAAGAGCAAATAGAAAAGGTCCAAATCGCGCGCCAAGAATCAGAAAGGGTGAAATACGAGGTGGAACGCTCCAAGCAAGAAGCTCAAAAACAAGCCGCTCTGGCTAAAGGGGAAGCGGACGCTAACAGGATTAAGGCTCAAGGCGTGGCTGATGCGATCGTGATTGAGGCTAAGGCAAAATCTCAAGCTAATTTAAGCATTTCACAAAGCTTGAGCGACAAGCTTTTAAGACTGCGCCAAATTGAAGTTCAAGGCCAGTTTAATGAAGCGTTAAAAACGAACAATAACGCTCAAATCATGCTCACTCCAGGTGGGGCTGTGCCTAATATTTGGATTGATACTAAAAGCAAAGTTAAATCTAGTATTGCCGAGACTAAAGAGCCTTAAAAACGCATGGCATCTCTTGCCTTTATCCAAGCCTTTTTGGAGTCTTTTAAGGGATTTTTAAGTCAAGCGACTTTAATTAGCGTTTTAATAGCGAGCGTTTTAACCCTTTTTTGCGCGATTTTGCTCCTTTTGGCTTTGCTTTTAAGAAACCGCTTGGCTAGCTATATAGTAACAGCAGCTTTTTTGGGCGCGTTTTTAAGCATGCCTTTTGTTTTGAATGTTCTACTCACTCAAGCGATTTACCCCATAGAAACACGCATCTTGCACGCTAACCCTTTAAGTTATAGCAACGCCTTTTCTTTGCAAGTGGGAGTCAAAAACCATTCTAAATTCAGTCTAAACAAATGCGTTTTACGCCTAGAAGTGCTTAAAAACCCTCACAATTTTGTGGAAGAGCATGCGTTTAAATTGTTTGTCAAAAAAAGCTATGAAAAAACCTTTAAAGAAAAGATTTTGCCCAAAGAATCCAAGGTTTTTTCATTCTTTATTGACAACTACCCTTATTTAAAAACAGCCCCCTATCAAGTTTCTTTGTTTTGTTTGTAGAAAACGAAAAGATAACACCCATTAAAAAGCGATTAAAAACACTAAAGGCATAAATTTTTACAATAAAGCTTTTTTAAAGCCTGGACTCCAACAAACGCTTCGTATAAGCGTGCTTAGGGTTGTCAAACACCTCTTTAATAGTGCCTGTTTCTACGACTTTCCCCTCACTTATCACTAACACCTTATCGCAAAAAGCTTTGATCACATCTAAATCATGGCTGATAAACAAATAGCTCAAATCCTGCTTTTCTTGTAAATCCAACAACAATTCCAACACGCTTTTTTGAATGCTTTTATCTAAAGCAGAAGTGGGCTCATCTAAAAGAATGATTTTAGGTTTTAAAGCAATCGCTCTAGCGATCGCCACTCTTTGGCGCTCCCCACCGCTGAGTTCATAAGCGTAAAAGTTAAGCAATTCAGGGTTTAAACACACTTCTTCTAAACAAAGTTTTGCGAGATGGTGCCATTCTTCTTTGGAAGCTTTAGGGTAAGCAAAGCGCAAAGCTTCCGTTAAAATACTTTGAATGCTTAAGCGAGGGTTTAATGATGCGTAAGGGTCTTGAAACACCATTTGCAAAATCTTACGGTAGGGTTTGAACGCCTTAGAATTTAAAAGCCCCACGCTTTGGCCTAAAATCTTTTCTTCCCCGCTATTTAAAGCGAGTTTTAAAAGCCCTAACGCTAAAGAGCTTTTCCCGCTCCCGCTTTCGCCAATGATGCCGATGTTTTCTTTAGCTTTGAGAGAAAAATTGACTGATGCGATAAGGGGTTTTTTTAAAGAAGGCCTAAAGAAGCGTTTTTGCAAGTAATAAACGCTAAAATCTCTCACCTCTAAAAGCGTTTCATCTAGCGCTTTTAAATTTTTAGCGGGCAAGTTTGAAGCTTGAATCAAGAGTTTTGAATATTCATGCTTGGGGTCATTAAAAAGCTCTTTAGCGGAATTGGTTTCTACTATCTCGCCTTTTTTTAGCACATAAACCCTATCGGCTAAGCGTTTGACCGCTTTTAAATCATGGCTAATGAATAAAAGGGCGATGTTTTTTTCCACGCTCAATCGCTTGAGCAAGTCTAAAATCTGGTTTTGGATTTGCGCATCTAATGCGGTGGTAGGCTCATCGCAAATGAGCAGTTTGGGCGCATTAATAATGCCCATAGCGATACACACCCTTTGGCGTTGCCCTCCGCTCAATTCATAAGGGTAACGATCCAAAAATTTTTCATCTAATTGGACTTGGTGCATGGCGTTTAAAACTTTTTCTTTAAGGAGCGTTTTAGAAGCGTTTCTATGGTGTAAAAAATAGGCTTCACTCATTTGTTTGCCGATTTGATGCAAGGGGTTTAGGCTGGATAAAGGGTCTTGAGCGATGTAAGCGATTGCATTACCCCTTAAATGCTGCATAAATTCTTCGCTTTCTTTTAAAAGGTTGGTTGTTTCAAACAATGTCTCGCCGCTATGAGGTTTGAATCTGGGGTTTAAACGCATGATGATATTAGCGATAGAGCTTTTCCCGCTCCCGCTCTCGCCCACGATCGCCACCCTTTCGCTAGAATCTAACGAAATGTTGATGTTTTGGAGCGAAAAATGCGCGTTTAAAACGCAGTTCAAGTTTTTGATTTCTAGCATGCAACCCCCTTATTTGAGCATGTTAGCGTTGAAAGCATCGCGCACCCCTTCGCCAATGAACACCAAAACAGAAAGCAACAAACTAATGGCTACAAATGCAACGATGGCTAAATGGGGCGTGGTAAGATTATCCTTACCTTGATTGACTAATTCGCCCAAACTCGCGCTCCCTATAGGCATGCCAAAACCCAAGAAATCTAAAGACACTAAAGTAGAAATGCTAGCCGCCATTAAAAACGGCACATAAGTGATTGTCGCTACTAAAGCGTTGGGTAAAACATGGTAGAAAATGATTTTTAAATCATTCACCCCAAGCGCTCTAGCAGCTTTGGTGTAGTCCATATTCCTTGCTTTTAAAAACTCCGTGCGCACGACTTGAGAAAGCCCCATCCAGCTAAAGAGCAAGACTAAAAATAAAATGATCCAAAAATTAGAATTAAACGCGCTAGAAATCACAATGAGTAAAAAAAGCATAGGGATTGCGCTCCAGATCTCGCTCAACCTTTGCCCCACTAAATCCATTAACCCTCCATAATACCCCTGAAACGCTCCCAAACTCACGCCAATAAGAACGCTAAAAAGGGTGAGTAAAATCCCAAACACTAACGAAACGCGATAGCCATAAACCAGTCTGGCTAATACATCTCTAGCTTGATCGTCTGTGCCTAAAAGGTGTTTGAAGCTTGGGGGAGTGGGGGCAGGCGAGTCTAAATCCATAATGATCGTATCGTAGCTATAGGGGATGAGCGCATGGATAATAAAAGCGTCTTTTAAAAGCGTGTTTTTCACATAAGGATCGTTATAATCCGTGGGGGTGAAAAAATCGCCTCCAAACTCCACTTCCGCATAGTTTTTGAACATGGGGAAATACGCCTTATTATCTTTATAGATGAATAAGGGGCGATCATTCACCCACAAGGGGACTAAAAGAGAAAGCGCTAATAAAGCGATAAAAAGATAGAGTGAAAACACCGCCCGCTTATTCTTTTTAAAACTAAGAATGCGCATTTTAAACAAACTGCTCACGCTCAAACTCCCTTGATAAAAAACAATCCCTAAGATTATAATTAATTATGGGTAATACTAGCAAAAAAATGGGTCTGCATAGAGAAAGAGGATAAGCGTAGCATATGGTGGAGTGTAGGGGGTTCGAACCCCTGACCTCAACGCTGCCAGCGTTGCACTCTCCCAACTGAGCTAACACCCCATAAAATTAAGCAAGCATTATAACATTTTGCTTAAAAGATGTCAATTTGATGCTTTTTTGAAACGCTTAATAGCAAATTAAGAATGATTATTTTAAAATTAGAAAGTTTCTTTTATGGATTAAGTAAAATCACTTATCAAAGCAAAAGGATATTTTTGAAAAACCACTCCTTTAAAAAAACGATCGCTCTTTCCTTACTGGCGGGCATGTCTCTGTGTAATGCCGAAGAAGATGGGGCGTTTTTTGTCATAGATTACCAAACGAGTTTGGCCAGACAGGAATTGAAAAATCCAGGCTTCACTCAAGCACAAGAATTAAAGCAGTTGATTAGAGATGGGGCTGTAAGGTTGCAAACTTCTGCCATTCCCTTATCCTACTACTTGGATATTTTAGGGAATAAAACAAAAATGCTTCTGAGTGAAAGCGTGAAAACCAATGCACAACCATCACAGCAAAACACACAACCATACCAAGCCTTAGTCAATTTAGAGCAATCTCTAGGGATTTTAGGAAAGCTATTAGATCTATCCCAACAATACGCTCAACAAAATATCATTAAGCCTTTGGTGGTGGATGTGGGGAAAGAACAAATCGGTATCACTGATAGCATGCTCTTAGTGGCCCAAAACATCGTTTTAGCTTTAGGGCAAGTGGATTTGAGCAAAATCCAACAAACTAATAACCAACAGCTATACGAAAACATTGTGAAAGTCATGCTTTTAGGCGCAGGCGGGACTAATGGAGCGTATAATGGCGTGAGTGTGGGCGATATTGCCACAGGCATGCAAAATTTTTCTTCGCAAACGGGCTTGATAGGGGCTAATTCTACGGTGAGCGAGCTGAACGCTTTGATTAAGAGCGGGATTTCTCTAGATCGTGAGACTTTGGGGTTAGGGAGTTTTATTGAAAAAAATATCTGTAGCAGTGCATCGTCTTGTTTTAGCGGGAACCAGCTTATCTATAAGAAAGGGCTAGATAGAGTCATAGGCATCATTAATACGAGCTTAGATCAGTTTGAATATTCGGCTAGTTCTCTTTATAAGATTTCTTATATCCCTAATCTCTTTTCGCTCAAAGATTATCAGTCAGCGAGCATGAACGGCTTTGGGGCTAAAATGGGTTATAAACAATTTTTCACCCATAAGAAAAATATTGGCTTAAGGTATTATGGGTTTTTGGATTATGGCTATGCGAATTTTAGCGATACGAATTTAAAAGTGGGAGCGAATCTTGTTACTTATGGGGTAGGAACGGATTTTTTATACAATGTGTATGAACGCTCTAGAAGGAGGGAAAGGACTACAATCGGTCTTTTCTTTGGCGCTCAAATTGCAGGGCAAACTTGGAGCACTAATGTAACGAACTTATTGAGCGGGCAAAGGCCTGATGTCAAATCCAGTTCGTTCCAATTCTTGTTTGATTTGGGCGTGCGCACCAACTTTGCAAAAACCAATTTCAATAAGCACAAGCTAGACCAAGGGATAGAATTTGGGGTGAAAATCCCTGTTATCGCTCATAAATATTTTGCAACCCAAGGCTCAAGTGCAAGCTATATGAGGAATTTTAGCTTCTATGTGGGCTATT
This region of Helicobacter pylori genomic DNA includes:
- the dps gene encoding DNA starvation/stationary phase protection protein, with amino-acid sequence MKTFEILKHLQADAIVLFMKVHNFHWNVKGTDFFNVHKATEEIYEEFADMFDDLAERIAQLGHHPLVTLSEALKLTRVKEETKTSFHSKDIFKEILEDYKHLEKEFKELSNTAEKEGDKVTVTYADDQLAKLQKSIWMLQAHLA
- the flgS gene encoding acid survival sensor histidine kinase, coding for MKKSKRLKHPYLKRSHLKHSHKAPSFKGLLKKEDNVISLENFKPKESEDLLENFSNKKDMQELLGLLNQFILQSYKVEKEFKDYKALYEWVIEILPQAIWVMNENGSFFYKNSLANQSHEVFNKAKLENFNTEIEHENKSYLVQQNSIQGKQIITATDISAQKRQERLASMGKISAHLAHEIRNPVGSISLLASVLLKHANEKTKPIVVELQKALWRVERIIKATLLFSKGIQANRTKQSLKTLESDLKEALNCYTYSKDIDFLFNFSDEEGFFDFDLMGIVLQNFLYNAIDAIEALEESEQGQVKIEAFIQNEFIVFTIIDNGKEVENKSALFEPFETTKLKGNGLGLALSLQVVKAHEGSIALLENQEKTFEIRILNAS
- a CDS encoding flagellar basal body P-ring protein FlgI is translated as MKRVFLWLIFVLALQKLLAEKIGDIAGVVGVRDNQLIGYGLVIGLNGTGDKSGSKFTMQSISNMLESVNVKISADDIKSKNVAAVMITASLPPFARQGDKIDVQISSIGDAKSIQGGTLVMTPLNAVDGNIYALAQGAITSGNSNNLLSAHIINGATIEREVSYDLFHKNAMVLSLKNPNFKNAIQVQNTLNKVFGNKVAIALDPKTIQITRPERFSMVEFLALVQEIPINYSAKNKIIVDEKSGTIVSGVDIIVHPIVVTSQDITLKITKEPLNDSKNTQDLDNNMSLDTAHNTLSSNGKNITIAGVVKALQKIGVSAKGMVSILQALKKSGAINAEMEIL
- a CDS encoding DEAD/DEAH box helicase encodes the protein MEFNQPPLPTEIDDDAYHKPSFNDLGLKESVLKSVYEAGFTSPSPIQEKAIPAVLQGRDVIAQAQTGTGKTAAFALPIINNLKNNHTIEALVITPTRELAMQISDEIFKLGKHTRTKTVCVYGGQSVKKQCEFIKKNPQVMIATPGRLLDHLKNERIHKFVPKVVVLDESDEMLDMGFLDDIEEIFDYLPSEAQILLFSATMPEPIKRLADKILENPIKIHIAPSNITNTDITQRFYVINEHERAEAIMRLLDTQAPEKSIVFTRTKKEADELHQFLASKNYKSTALHGDMDQRDRRASIMAFKKNDADVLVATDVASRGLDISGVSHVFNYHLPLNTESYIHRIGRTGRAGKKGMAITLVTPLEYKELLRMQKEIDSEIELFEIPTINENQIIKTLHDAKVSEGIISLYEQLTEIFEPSQLVLKLLSLQFETSKIGLNQQEIDAIQNPKEKTPKTPNKKTHQHEQARSFKKGQHRDRHPKTSHHSKKPKRR
- a CDS encoding prohibitin family protein, with amino-acid sequence MPIDLNEHLKKKNSQRETPTPNTPNDGGRFIPPSNSFNSKKLSVLIVIVLLGVIAFLAKPFEVISSGEIGIKITAGKYEPTPLQPGIHFFVPIIQDILIVDTRIRNINFSRTEDMGVAGKNQGIFRNDAINVMDSRGLTVSIELTVQYRLNPQTTPQTIATYGLSWEQKIINPVVRDVVRSVVGRYPAEDLPIKRNEIAALINSGINKEVSKLPNTPVELSSIQLREIVLPAKIKEQIEKVQIARQESERVKYEVERSKQEAQKQAALAKGEADANRIKAQGVADAIVIEAKAKSQANLSISQSLSDKLLRLRQIEVQGQFNEALKTNNNAQIMLTPGGAVPNIWIDTKSKVKSSIAETKEP
- a CDS encoding DUF2393 domain-containing protein; this translates as MASLAFIQAFLESFKGFLSQATLISVLIASVLTLFCAILLLLALLLRNRLASYIVTAAFLGAFLSMPFVLNVLLTQAIYPIETRILHANPLSYSNAFSLQVGVKNHSKFSLNKCVLRLEVLKNPHNFVEEHAFKLFVKKSYEKTFKEKILPKESKVFSFFIDNYPYLKTAPYQVSLFCL
- a CDS encoding dipeptide ABC transporter ATP-binding protein, with translation MLEIKNLNCVLNAHFSLQNINISLDSSERVAIVGESGSGKSSIANIIMRLNPRFKPHSGETLFETTNLLKESEEFMQHLRGNAIAYIAQDPLSSLNPLHQIGKQMSEAYFLHHRNASKTLLKEKVLNAMHQVQLDEKFLDRYPYELSGGQRQRVCIAMGIINAPKLLICDEPTTALDAQIQNQILDLLKRLSVEKNIALLFISHDLKAVKRLADRVYVLKKGEIVETNSAKELFNDPKHEYSKLLIQASNLPAKNLKALDETLLEVRDFSVYYLQKRFFRPSLKKPLIASVNFSLKAKENIGIIGESGSGKSSLALGLLKLALNSGEEKILGQSVGLLNSKAFKPYRKILQMVFQDPYASLNPRLSIQSILTEALRFAYPKASKEEWHHLAKLCLEEVCLNPELLNFYAYELSGGERQRVAIARAIALKPKIILLDEPTSALDKSIQKSVLELLLDLQEKQDLSYLFISHDLDVIKAFCDKVLVISEGKVVETGTIKEVFDNPKHAYTKRLLESRL
- a CDS encoding ABC transporter permease; protein product: MSVSSLFKMRILSFKKNKRAVFSLYLFIALLALSLLVPLWVNDRPLFIYKDNKAYFPMFKNYAEVEFGGDFFTPTDYNDPYVKNTLLKDAFIIHALIPYSYDTIIMDLDSPAPTPPSFKHLLGTDDQARDVLARLVYGYRVSLVFGILLTLFSVLIGVSLGAFQGYYGGLMDLVGQRLSEIWSAIPMLFLLIVISSAFNSNFWIILFLVLLFSWMGLSQVVRTEFLKARNMDYTKAARALGVNDLKIIFYHVLPNALVATITYVPFLMAASISTLVSLDFLGFGMPIGSASLGELVNQGKDNLTTPHLAIVAFVAISLLLSVLVFIGEGVRDAFNANMLK
- the hopF gene encoding Hop family outer membrane protein HopF produces the protein MKNHSFKKTIALSLLAGMSLCNAEEDGAFFVIDYQTSLARQELKNPGFTQAQELKQLIRDGAVRLQTSAIPLSYYLDILGNKTKMLLSESVKTNAQPSQQNTQPYQALVNLEQSLGILGKLLDLSQQYAQQNIIKPLVVDVGKEQIGITDSMLLVAQNIVLALGQVDLSKIQQTNNQQLYENIVKVMLLGAGGTNGAYNGVSVGDIATGMQNFSSQTGLIGANSTVSELNALIKSGISLDRETLGLGSFIEKNICSSASSCFSGNQLIYKKGLDRVIGIINTSLDQFEYSASSLYKISYIPNLFSLKDYQSASMNGFGAKMGYKQFFTHKKNIGLRYYGFLDYGYANFSDTNLKVGANLVTYGVGTDFLYNVYERSRRRERTTIGLFFGAQIAGQTWSTNVTNLLSGQRPDVKSSSFQFLFDLGVRTNFAKTNFNKHKLDQGIEFGVKIPVIAHKYFATQGSSASYMRNFSFYVGYSVGF